Proteins from a single region of Carassius gibelio isolate Cgi1373 ecotype wild population from Czech Republic chromosome A5, carGib1.2-hapl.c, whole genome shotgun sequence:
- the tcima gene encoding transcriptional and immune response regulator a yields the protein MSTDMYSESRRVCPSIHGNKFDTANRKRAVANIFESVNQDALMRLFQKTGDMKAEERVRSIFSFTHDPEETAKALMALKQRKKDKFLRIAGMVRHFLKLR from the coding sequence ATGTCGACCGACATGTACTCAGAATCTCGCCGGGTCTGCCCTTCTATCCACGGCAACAAGTTTGACACGGCGAACCGCAAGCGGGCGGTTGCGAACATCTTCGAGAGCGTCAACCAGGACGCGCTTATGAGACTCTTCCAGAAAACTGGTGACATGAAAGCCGAGGAGAGAGTGAGAAGCATCTTCTCCTTCACGCACGACCCCGAAGAGACGGCCAAAGCTCTGATGGCCCTCAAGCAGAGGAAGAAAGACAAGTTCCTGCGGATCGCCGGGATGGTGCGACACTTTCTGAAGCTGCGTTGA